One region of Bombus affinis isolate iyBomAffi1 chromosome 5, iyBomAffi1.2, whole genome shotgun sequence genomic DNA includes:
- the LOC126916377 gene encoding vacuolar protein sorting-associated protein 29, with product MLVLVLGDLHIPHRCSSLPSKFKKLLVPGRIQHILCTGNLCTKESYDYLKTLASDVHVVRGDFDENLNYPEQKVVTVGQFRIGLSHGHQVVPWGDPESLALIQRQLDVDILISGHTHKFEAYEHENKFYINPGSATGAYNPLDTSVIPSFVLMDIQSSTVVTYVYQLVGDEVKVERIEYKKN from the exons ATG CTTGTTTTAGTATTGGGAGATTTACACATACCACACAGATGTAGTAGTCTTCCAAGTAAATTTAAGAAATTGTTGGTGCCTGGTAGAATACAACATATTTTATGTACAGGTAATCTCTGTACTAAAGAATCATATGATTACTTGAAAACACTAGCCAGTGATGTACATGTTGTTAGAGGAGATTTTGATGag AATTTAAACTATCCAGAACAAAAAGTGGTCACTGTTGGTCAGTTTAGAATAGGTTTGTCACATGGACATCAAGTGGTACCTTGGGGAGATCCAGAATCACTAGCTTTAATTCAAAGACAATTAGACGTTGATATTTTGATATCAGGTCATACACATAAATTTGAGGCATACGAGCatgaaaacaaattttatattaatcctGGTTCAGCAACAGGGGCATATAACCCTCTTGATAC ATCAGTTATCCCATCTTTTGTTCTAATGGATATTCAAAGCTCAACAGTTGTAACTTATGTCTATCAACTTGTTGGTGACGAAGTAAAAGTTGAACGAATCGAGtacaaaaaaaattaa